The Streptomyces sp. B3I8 nucleotide sequence CCGAGGAGGACGGACGGTCCGGTCCGGCCCGGCGTCGGCGACTTGTCGTACCAGCCCGCCCGGTCGTGCGCCGTGACGGGCGGCACCTCGACGGTGCCGTCCGCCGCCAGCCCCAGCCGGATGACCGGGGTGTCGACGCCGATGCGCGGGATCCGCAGCCGCGCGGGGGCGGAACGCGCGAGTGGGCGTGCGGCGTTGGTCGGACCGGCGGAGGTGTCGTCGCGGCCGGCGGAGCTCTCGCCGCCCGCGTCGGCCCCCTGGACCGTGCCCGGACTCCCCTCGCTGCGTACCCCCTCGCCGCCGCCACCGCAGGCCGTGAGCAGCAGGGCCAGGGCCGCGGTGGCGAAGGCGCGCCGGGAGAGCGCGGTCATCACGCCCCGGTCGCCCGGCGGCGCCGCACGACGAGGAAGGCCGCGCCGCCCGCGGCCACCAGTGCGGCGGCGCCCCCGCCGACCAGCGCGTTCTGGTCCGAGGACGAGGAGGTGTCCGCCACGCCGGTGTCGGCCGCGCCCCGCGGGACGGCGCGGACCTGGCCGTCCTTGCCGGTGGCCGGCGTGGCGGCCTCGCGCCGCTTCTCGGCCGGGGCGGGCGTGGCGGCGTCGCGCGGCTTCTGGGCCGGGGCGACGGTGGCGTCGGTGGCGGGCTTCGCGGTCGGGCTGTCGTCGGCGAACGCGGGCTGCACGGTCCCGGCCAGTACGGCGGTGCAGGCGAGTGCCAGGACACTGAGAACAGTTCGGCGCATCGTGTCGCTCTCTTCTGTCGTCCCGTCCGGAAGAACCGGACGGGTTGTATGACGAATCGAGCGGAGAGACGACGCACCCCGACGCCGGGTTGTAAAGAACGGGCAAAGCCGTTCGGGGCGATGTTTACGACACCCGGCCGGCGGTCCACTCCTCGGCGAGCAGCCCCAGTACGACCTCGTCGGCGAAGCCCCCGTACACCCAGGCGGCGCTCCGCAGCGTGCCCTCGACGGTGAACCCGGCCGCCCGTGCCGCCCCCAGCATCGGGGCGTTGTCCGCGAGCGTCTCGACCTGCAGGCGCCGCAGCCCGCGCCCCGCGAAGCCGTACTCGCACAGCGTCCGCACGACATCGGTGCCGAGGCCCCGGCCGCGGAAGGCGGGGAGCAGCGCCATCCCGATGTGCGCCGACCTGTTGTGCGTGTCGATCCCCCAGAGCACGGCGGAGCCGGCCAGTTCGCCCGAGTCCGGCTCCACCACCGAGAACGGCGCCGCGTCCGGCGAGGGCTCGCCCACCGCGAACGGGGAGTGCCCCGACTCGGCGGCGATCGGCCGCCAGGGCTTGTCGTCGGCGCGGGTGCGGTGCACCACGTCCTCGTACAGCCCGCGGTGCAGTACAGGGACATCCGCCTCGGTCCGGGCCCGCAGCCCGATCTTCTCGCCACGTATCACCCGGCAGGGGTATCGCGGGCCGGGCGGGAGGCACAACCGGATTGTTACCGGCGGAGGTTGGTGGGCCGGGGCACCTGAGTGGGTGTCAGCGGGTCGCGGCGTCCCGTCCGCCGGGGCGGGCGGCGGCCTCCGGGCCGGCGGGGCCGGCGGGAGAGCCGAGCGTCCCGGCGGTGCCGCCGCGTCCGTCGGACCCGCGCTGTGCCGCGGTGAGGGCCCGTACCACCAGGATGCCGGCGACCGCGGCGCCCACCACGGCCGCGTCGGCGGCGAGCAGCGGGGCGGGGTTGTCGTAGGCGCGCTCGACGACCTTGTCCGTCGAGACGGTGTACATCAGGCCCGTGCCGGTCAGGGTGCCGGCCAGCCACAGCCCCCACCACCAGTTCACCGCGCGCGGCAGCCGCTCGCCGGGGGCGCTGCGGCGGTGGATGTCGGCGAGGATCCCGCGCGGGATCCACAGGTTCGCCACCGGCAGCACCCAGCCGAGGTAGACCCACACCCAGGAGTACCGGGGCGGCTCGCCCGAGAGGGCGCGGGCGTTGTCCCGCACCGCCCACAGCCAGCTCAGGAACGCGACCGCGCACAGCACCGCCGCCGCGTCGCCCACCGTGGTGACCAGGTGGTAGCCGTCCTCCAGCGAGGTCAGCGGACGGTGGCTGCCGCCGCCCTGGTCGGGCGGGCCGGAGTCCGGCATGCCCGCGGCGCCGAGCCGGATCTGCCAGCCGGCGCGGGCCGTCCAGGCGGCGCCGGCCAGCGCCAGCGCGGCGACGGCGCAGTGGGCCGCGCCCCGGGTGGGACGCAGGGCCGGGGTACGTGTGCTCTCCTCGTTCACGCGGTCATCCTCGCATCCACGGTGTGCGGACGCGGGGCGGCAACCCGGCGCGTGCGCAGACCGGTTGGGGCCGCGTGCGTACTCTCCGGCGCCCGCGGCAGCGCGTACGGCGAAGCCGTTCGCGGGGGCTTCGCGGACCGGTGGGCCACGGCATCCCGCCGCGCGGGGACATGAGGCCGTGTGATCCCTTCCGCACCTGCCGGGATCATGATCGGAGAGGCCCCCGGGGCCAGTAAGGTAAGGACCGCTCCGGCACCCCCACCATCCTCCCGCGGCCCCGCGGCGTGATGGCCGGCGGCGATCGAGTCGTCCGACGGACGGTCGGTCCGCGGGCGCGCCCCCTGACCCTCGGGCGCGGCCCCGCGGGCTTCCGTGCGCCGGTACGGCGTCTCACGGGATGAGGTTGGAACACAGGTGCTGATAGCGGGCCGGTACCGGTTGCAGACCGCCCTCGGGCGCGGCGCGATGGGCGAGGTCTGGCGGGCGTCCGACGAGACGCTCGGCAGGGACGTGGCGGTCAAGCTCATGCTCGGCCAGG carries:
- a CDS encoding class F sortase produces the protein MTALSRRAFATAALALLLTACGGGGEGVRSEGSPGTVQGADAGGESSAGRDDTSAGPTNAARPLARSAPARLRIPRIGVDTPVIRLGLAADGTVEVPPVTAHDRAGWYDKSPTPGRTGPSVLLGHVTVGQYGDGVFRRLSELHRGDHVTTRLRNGTTAAFTVTRVRTVDKAHFPTQEVYGDVDRPELRLITCGGPRSGDGYRDNVIVFAALDGG
- a CDS encoding sortase-dependent protein encodes the protein MRRTVLSVLALACTAVLAGTVQPAFADDSPTAKPATDATVAPAQKPRDAATPAPAEKRREAATPATGKDGQVRAVPRGAADTGVADTSSSSDQNALVGGGAAALVAAGGAAFLVVRRRRATGA
- a CDS encoding GNAT family N-acetyltransferase, with protein sequence MIRGEKIGLRARTEADVPVLHRGLYEDVVHRTRADDKPWRPIAAESGHSPFAVGEPSPDAAPFSVVEPDSGELAGSAVLWGIDTHNRSAHIGMALLPAFRGRGLGTDVVRTLCEYGFAGRGLRRLQVETLADNAPMLGAARAAGFTVEGTLRSAAWVYGGFADEVVLGLLAEEWTAGRVS
- a CDS encoding DUF4328 domain-containing protein, which translates into the protein MNEESTRTPALRPTRGAAHCAVAALALAGAAWTARAGWQIRLGAAGMPDSGPPDQGGGSHRPLTSLEDGYHLVTTVGDAAAVLCAVAFLSWLWAVRDNARALSGEPPRYSWVWVYLGWVLPVANLWIPRGILADIHRRSAPGERLPRAVNWWWGLWLAGTLTGTGLMYTVSTDKVVERAYDNPAPLLAADAAVVGAAVAGILVVRALTAAQRGSDGRGGTAGTLGSPAGPAGPEAAARPGGRDAATR